GTAGTTTCATACACGCTTCAAATACTTCGTCAACGGATATATTCTTCATGCAATCAATTCTATCACATTTCCTCTTCCAGCATGAGGCACATGGTATATCTTTCTGAATAATAATATTCTTTGTTCCATACGGGCCATTTCTTTTAGGGTCCGACGGACCGTACAGGCCAACAACAGGAACTTCTAATGCAGCTGCAAGATGAGTAGGGCCTGTGTCAGAGCCAACAAAAAGATCACAGCTCTTAATTATTGCTGCAAGTTGTTTTATAGTGGATTGAGGCATTATTGCAATTCTGTTGTTCTCGTTGCTTTTAATGTTTTCTATTAAACCTTTTTCTTGAGGGCCCCATGAGATAATTACCTTTGCATTAGCATTGCTATTAGCACTGCTATCTTTTGTTAATTTATCTGCAAGACGCGGAAAGTTTTCAGCTGGCCAGCGCTTTGTTGGCCATCCGGCGCCAGGATTCAACATAATGATTTTATCCCTCTTTGGAACTAGTTTCTCTGATGTAAAAAAATCTTTCGCAAATCTTAAATCCTGCGCGGATATAGGAATTTTAAAATCATATATATATTCAGATATGCCCAGTGGTTCAAGTAAGCTTAGATTTTTATCCACTACATGAACAGCTTTTTGAGGCGGAGTTACTTTATGATTGTAGAATATATGACTCAATTCGCGACTGTTAATCTTACTGAAGCCGATCCTGCGGCTTGCCTTACTGAAATAAGCTAAAATTCCGCTTCTGAATAATCCCTGAAGGTCCAGCGCTACATCAAACTTCTTTTTGCGCAGTATGTTGATTAATTGTAAAAAACTGTTGTTATCAAAGGGAATGACATCTGTTAGATCAGGATTCTCTGCTAATAAACCAGAGAATTTGTTTTTAACAATCCATGCGATTTCTGCTTTAGGATAGTGTTTTCTCAATGTTGCAAGTACCGGCAGAGCGTGAATAATATCACCCATTGAGGAGGGTTTGATGATTAAGATTTTTCTCCCCAATCTTTACGGCCCCTGTAAATATATATTCCCTGCGTTTGTTTCATTCTTTGCAGAGTATTCGGTTTTAAGAAGATCACCACTGGGATTCACAAAATCACTATAAGCTGAACCCTCAGGGACTTTGTCCGGTCCAACACTAAAAAGCACCCATGCTGTTGCTGTATCATAGGTTGCATCCACTTCATCGTTACAATAATACTTATAATAACTACTGGAATCAAAAGGGTCTGTTGGAACACTGCTCATATAGGATTTTGTATCCTCTGTTAACTTATTTAATCCCTTATTAGCTGTAACTCTCATATTTGTCGGATAAGTTGAATAATCCGCGTAGTACTGCTCTATAGAAACCCTGATATTCAGCATTTCAGCCTTAGCCTTTGCAACCCTTGCCCTTATCCGCGCCTTTGATAAAGCTGGAAGCAGCATGCCTGCAAGCAGAGCTATTATTGCAATTACAGCAAGCATCTCAACAAGTGTAAAACCCGTTCTTTTGCGAAAAAACTTTATCATATCAATCACCTCCATTAATTACATTTTAATATACCAAATAGTTAGGTTGAATTTCAAGGCAAATCAATTTGAGAACATCCCCTAATTTCGCCTCAGGCGAAACCGTCCCCCTTTGAAGGGGGATTCAGGGGGATGTAAAAACTATTTCGGAATGTGATAAATAGGAATGGTGGTATTTCCCTCTGATTTAACAACAATTCCTCCAAGCTGAGAGGAAAATATTCTTTTTATGTTTTGATCTGGTTTGCTTTTATCTATTACTTCTCTCAAGACAAAATCTGCATTCTTGATCGGTTTCCAATCCTCATCAAAATTCTTGAACGTATAAATATCAAACCTCCTGAACGCAAAATTCTTCCCCATGGAAGTTTTTCTATCCCTGTGTTTTTCTACAAGGACTTTTGCAGTATTGATATTTCCCTGAAACATTATCACTTTTTTTGAATCGAAAAAGTCTTTTTCCTCTTCTATTTTCTTACTGATTGCTCTTTTCTCAAATAAGCTCAAAGAAACTCCATCTCCCTCCACTCTAAGATTCACTCCCTCAATAATTAGATCATGTGTTACTACAGAAATATCATATGTTCCTGAATGGATGTTTTCTATAGAGAATCTGCCTGTAGTTTTGTCGAAATCGGCTTTGTATCTATTTTTCTTGCCGTCTTTGTTAAAAGGCCCTGTTGCTCTAACCAATGCATAGATACTGACTACTTTTTCTTTTGGCTCTATTGTACCTGATATTGAGCCTGTAGTTTGTGCGAAACTAGTTCTAATTAACAATAAGGACAGCAAAATAGAAACAGGAATTATTTTAAATGGATTATTGCTTTTTGAAATGGTCATATCCAAACTTCGTGAGTTTTGTTAGTCTATTGTCTTTTTTCAGATAAATACCCTTACCCTTAGTAATTTCGCCGACACAGTAGCCGTATGCTTTTTTGCTTCTTTCTTTTGAAACAGTATAAACAAGCTCAAAATCCTCTCCTCCATAAAGAGCAAAATCCAAAGCGCTTTCCCCGCAAGCCTGAGCAGCCATATAAGTCTGCTTATCTATGGGAACTTTATCTGCATATATAATAGCTCCGCATTTGCTCTGCTCGGAGATATTTCTGAGCTCAGAGGCAAGCCCGTCACTTATATCCTCCATTGCATTGGCATAGCCTGCAATCTCCCACGATACATCCAGCCTTGATTGAGGGGTAGTGTGGCATCTTTTAGTCACTTTAAATCCATTTATTCCTTTTCTAAAGAGATGCAAGCCTGCTGTTGATGCGCCAAGAAGTCCTGTTACAAATATGAGGTCACCCGACTTTGCATCTTTTCTCATACAAAGATGCTTTTTATCTGTTTCACCTATCAAAGTTATAGTAATAACATTCGCATTTCCGTGTGTAGTGTCGCCTCCTATTATATCGACATTATGCTTTTTGCACCTATTTCTCATCCCCTTGTATATTTCCTCAACCATATGCATTGTTGAATCAGATTTTAATACAAGAGAAACCAATACATACAAAGGCACACCTCCCATTGCAGCAATATCGGAAAAATTACTTTCAATGGCTTTTATGCCAATCTGCTCAGGCGTAAAATAGGAAAAAGAAAAATGATCATGTTCAACAATAGTGTCCGTTGTTAATAAAAGAAACTTGTTACCATATTTTATTACAGCAGCATCATCTCCTATGCCGCAGATTACTTCCTTTCTTACTGCGCGAGCAGCAATATGTTTTATTAACTCAAACTCTCCGCTAAGCTTTGTCACGTTGCCAGTCCTTCATTACACAAAACTCTCCACACATTGTGCACTCTTCATCTTTACCTATTCTGCTGTGTTTTCTATATTCCCTTGCTTTTTCAGGATCTATTGAAAGAGCTATCATGCCTTCCCAATCCAGTTTCTTCCTGCTTACAGACATTCTCCTATCCCAGTCCAAAGCTTTTTTATGTCCCCTTGCCACATCCGCTGCATGCGCAGCTATCTTTGTGGCAATTACACCTTCTTTTACATCGGCTTCTGTCGGCAGGCTCAAGTGTTCTGCAGGAGTAACATAACATAAAAAAGATGCTCCATAATATGCAGCAAGGGTTCCTCCTATTGCGCATGTTATATGATCGTATCCCGGCGCAATATCTGTTACAAGCGGGCCAAGAACATAAAACGGCGCATTCTTGCAATATTTTTTCTGAAGCTTTATGTTCTTCTCAATCTGATTCAATGGAATATGTCCGGGCCCTTCTATCATTGCCTGAACCCCTCTATTCCGAGCTCTTTCAGCTAATATACCGAGATTCTTAAGTTCTTTTATCTGTGCTTTATCTGTTGCATCTGCAATGCATCCAGGCCTCAGGCCATCCCCAAGACTCAGAGTCATATCATATTCTTTTGCTATGTCCATGACCTCATCATAATACTCAAATAACGGATTTTCCCTGCCGTGATACTGCATCCATCTCATTATAAAAGTTCCTCCTCTGGACACAACACCGGTTATTCTGTTTTTCAACAGAGGAATGCAATCTCTTGTGAATCCGCAGTGAACAGTTATAAAATCAACCCCCTGCTCACCGTGTATTCGAATTGTATTTAATATATCTTCTTTGCTTATCCTAGCAATATGCTTTTTTTCTACCATTACCTGATAAACAGGGACAGTTCCCACTGGTACGCTTGATTCTTTAATAATTGTCCTGCGTATCTTATTCAGATCGCCTCCTGTGCTTAAATCCATGACTGCATCAGCACCAGACTTAATTGCAACACGGAGTTTTTTCAACTCCTTTTTAATATCTGCATCCTTTGGAGACGTACCTATATTTGCATTTATCTTTACCATTAAACCAGATCCAATACCTATTGGAGAAAATTTATGCTTTTTGCTTTTAGGAATAACTATTTCTCCTGCAGCAATTCTTTGAACTAATCTATTTGCGTCTATTCCTTCTTTTTTAGCTACTATTTTTATATCTTTTGTAATGATACGCTTCTTTGCCGCCTCAAGTAATGTCATACGTTTCCCCTTAGTTTCTTAATTATCAT
The window above is part of the bacterium genome. Proteins encoded here:
- the waaF gene encoding lipopolysaccharide heptosyltransferase II, whose translation is MGRKILIIKPSSMGDIIHALPVLATLRKHYPKAEIAWIVKNKFSGLLAENPDLTDVIPFDNNSFLQLINILRKKKFDVALDLQGLFRSGILAYFSKASRRIGFSKINSRELSHIFYNHKVTPPQKAVHVVDKNLSLLEPLGISEYIYDFKIPISAQDLRFAKDFFTSEKLVPKRDKIIMLNPGAGWPTKRWPAENFPRLADKLTKDSSANSNANAKVIISWGPQEKGLIENIKSNENNRIAIMPQSTIKQLAAIIKSCDLFVGSDTGPTHLAAALEVPVVGLYGPSDPKRNGPYGTKNIIIQKDIPCASCWKRKCDRIDCMKNISVDEVFEACMKLLVTK
- a CDS encoding type II secretion system protein; translated protein: MIKFFRKRTGFTLVEMLAVIAIIALLAGMLLPALSKARIRARVAKAKAEMLNIRVSIEQYYADYSTYPTNMRVTANKGLNKLTEDTKSYMSSVPTDPFDSSSYYKYYCNDEVDATYDTATAWVLFSVGPDKVPEGSAYSDFVNPSGDLLKTEYSAKNETNAGNIYLQGP
- the thiL gene encoding thiamine-phosphate kinase, with the protein product MTKLSGEFELIKHIAARAVRKEVICGIGDDAAVIKYGNKFLLLTTDTIVEHDHFSFSYFTPEQIGIKAIESNFSDIAAMGGVPLYVLVSLVLKSDSTMHMVEEIYKGMRNRCKKHNVDIIGGDTTHGNANVITITLIGETDKKHLCMRKDAKSGDLIFVTGLLGASTAGLHLFRKGINGFKVTKRCHTTPQSRLDVSWEIAGYANAMEDISDGLASELRNISEQSKCGAIIYADKVPIDKQTYMAAQACGESALDFALYGGEDFELVYTVSKERSKKAYGYCVGEITKGKGIYLKKDNRLTKLTKFGYDHFKKQ
- the thiC gene encoding phosphomethylpyrimidine synthase ThiC, producing the protein MTLLEAAKKRIITKDIKIVAKKEGIDANRLVQRIAAGEIVIPKSKKHKFSPIGIGSGLMVKINANIGTSPKDADIKKELKKLRVAIKSGADAVMDLSTGGDLNKIRRTIIKESSVPVGTVPVYQVMVEKKHIARISKEDILNTIRIHGEQGVDFITVHCGFTRDCIPLLKNRITGVVSRGGTFIMRWMQYHGRENPLFEYYDEVMDIAKEYDMTLSLGDGLRPGCIADATDKAQIKELKNLGILAERARNRGVQAMIEGPGHIPLNQIEKNIKLQKKYCKNAPFYVLGPLVTDIAPGYDHITCAIGGTLAAYYGASFLCYVTPAEHLSLPTEADVKEGVIATKIAAHAADVARGHKKALDWDRRMSVSRKKLDWEGMIALSIDPEKAREYRKHSRIGKDEECTMCGEFCVMKDWQRDKA